The Candidatus Zymogenaceae bacterium genome includes a window with the following:
- a CDS encoding lipoprotein-releasing ABC transporter permease subunit, with amino-acid sequence MNYELLIGLRYLKAKRKQTFISIISVISVGGVALGVAALIVVISVMSGFKEDLQRKILGAYPHLIVEYDREAMDAGGQPAYPELIALIEEVPGAVAASPYVKGQIMLTGEFGGASGAVIRGIDVETAHEVLGLSEYVSPEDLARLPEGEEELPGIIMGEGLARNMAVIEGDEVLMLSPEGAISPLGLVPLTMRFRVVKLFNAGLYEFDATSAFIALESAQEFFNMGEEVTGVEVKVENVYRVDRVTAVLEEELDRGFVIKDWREMNQNLFAALKLEKLAMFIILVMIVFVATCNIVSTLIMMVMEKNRDIAILKSMGANDRSIMKIFMYEGCIIGIFGTILGLITGLLICGALKRFEFIKLDPSQFYMTTLPVKIDVSDICIITIASCILCFVATLYPAWRASRLDPVEAIRYE; translated from the coding sequence ATGAACTATGAACTTCTCATCGGTCTCAGATACCTGAAGGCCAAGCGCAAGCAGACCTTCATCTCCATTATCAGCGTCATCTCCGTCGGCGGGGTGGCCCTGGGGGTGGCGGCGCTGATCGTGGTGATATCGGTGATGTCCGGTTTCAAGGAAGATCTGCAGCGAAAGATCCTCGGCGCCTACCCCCACCTGATTGTCGAGTACGACCGGGAGGCAATGGATGCGGGCGGGCAGCCTGCGTACCCGGAACTGATAGCCCTCATCGAGGAAGTCCCCGGCGCCGTCGCCGCGTCTCCATATGTAAAGGGCCAGATCATGCTCACCGGGGAGTTCGGCGGCGCGTCCGGGGCGGTCATCCGGGGTATCGACGTGGAGACCGCCCACGAAGTGCTCGGCCTGAGCGAATACGTCTCCCCGGAGGATCTTGCGCGTCTCCCCGAGGGGGAGGAGGAACTCCCCGGCATCATTATGGGAGAGGGACTGGCCAGGAACATGGCGGTCATCGAGGGAGACGAAGTCCTGATGCTTTCGCCCGAGGGCGCCATCTCTCCCCTGGGGCTGGTGCCCCTGACGATGCGGTTTCGCGTCGTGAAGCTGTTCAACGCCGGGCTCTATGAGTTTGACGCCACGTCCGCCTTTATCGCCCTGGAATCCGCCCAGGAGTTCTTCAACATGGGAGAGGAGGTGACCGGTGTCGAGGTGAAGGTGGAGAATGTCTACCGGGTCGATCGGGTTACCGCCGTACTTGAAGAAGAACTTGATAGGGGTTTCGTCATCAAGGACTGGCGGGAGATGAACCAGAACCTGTTCGCCGCCTTGAAGCTCGAAAAGCTGGCCATGTTCATCATTCTCGTGATGATCGTGTTCGTGGCGACCTGCAATATCGTCTCCACCCTCATTATGATGGTCATGGAAAAGAATCGGGATATCGCCATACTCAAATCGATGGGCGCGAACGACCGGAGCATCATGAAAATATTCATGTATGAGGGGTGTATTATCGGAATATTCGGGACGATCCTGGGGTTGATCACAGGACTCTTGATCTGCGGGGCGCTGAAGCGTTTTGAATTCATCAAGCTCGACCCGAGCCAGTTTTACATGACCACCCTGCCGGTGAAAATCGACGTCAGCGATATTTGTATCATCACCATCGCGTCATGTATCCTGTGTTTTGTTGCCACGTTGTATCCTGCCTGGCGCGCGTCACGGCTCGATCCGGTGGAAGCGATTCGTTATGAATAG
- a CDS encoding lipoprotein-releasing ABC transporter permease subunit, with product MNYELLISRRYLRANRKNAFLNIVTIISVGSVALGVAALIVVMGVMTGYREDLQKRILGVYSDIIIYADVYAQRYLDDVPSYREVMEKVEKIPDVVATTPFTYSQVMLSTSDGGVSGAILRGIEVETAPDVLDIEDYIVTGSLEEITRADGEYPGIILGSVLAETLETGYGDVIFMLSPGESYTSLGFSPKMRRFRVVGIFDSGMYDFDYSFAFIDLAAAQDFFDMGDTVYGIEVKVQDIYDAWNVSRKIETVLDMPFFWPLDWMKMNVDLLEALQMQKEVLSIILIMIVLVAAFNIVSTLIMMVMEKQKEIAILKSIGVSNGGIMRIFIYEGLIIGVLGTLIGVLSGLGLSFILGRSKIISLDPSIYYLSSLPVKIVGTDLLIIVLTSIFLCFLATLYPAWRASRMDPVEAMRYE from the coding sequence ATGAATTACGAGCTGCTCATCAGCAGGCGTTATCTCAGGGCGAATCGAAAGAACGCCTTTTTAAACATCGTCACCATCATCTCCGTCGGCAGCGTGGCCCTGGGGGTTGCGGCGCTGATCGTGGTGATGGGCGTGATGACCGGCTACCGGGAGGATTTGCAGAAGCGGATTCTCGGGGTGTACTCGGATATCATCATCTATGCCGATGTATACGCCCAGAGATACCTGGACGACGTCCCCTCCTACCGGGAGGTGATGGAAAAGGTGGAGAAGATACCGGACGTGGTGGCGACGACGCCGTTCACCTACAGTCAGGTGATGCTCAGCACCTCCGATGGCGGAGTCTCAGGTGCCATTCTCCGCGGTATAGAGGTGGAGACGGCGCCCGACGTGTTGGATATCGAGGACTATATCGTCACCGGAAGCCTGGAGGAGATCACAAGGGCGGATGGGGAATACCCGGGGATCATCCTCGGCAGTGTGCTGGCCGAAACACTTGAGACCGGGTACGGCGACGTGATCTTCATGCTCTCCCCGGGAGAATCGTACACGTCGTTGGGATTCTCCCCGAAGATGCGGCGGTTTCGGGTGGTGGGGATCTTCGACTCCGGGATGTACGATTTCGACTACTCGTTCGCGTTCATCGACCTGGCCGCCGCCCAGGATTTCTTCGACATGGGGGATACGGTCTACGGCATCGAGGTCAAGGTTCAGGACATATACGACGCGTGGAACGTCAGTAGAAAAATAGAGACCGTACTGGACATGCCATTTTTTTGGCCCCTGGATTGGATGAAGATGAACGTGGACCTGTTAGAAGCCCTGCAGATGCAGAAGGAGGTCCTCTCCATTATCCTCATCATGATCGTGCTGGTGGCCGCGTTCAACATCGTCTCCACGCTCATCATGATGGTGATGGAGAAACAGAAGGAGATCGCCATTCTCAAGTCCATCGGGGTGTCAAACGGCGGTATCATGCGTATTTTCATATACGAGGGATTGATCATCGGCGTGCTCGGGACGCTCATAGGCGTTTTGAGCGGTTTGGGCCTCTCCTTTATATTGGGACGCTCTAAGATCATCAGCCTCGATCCGAGTATCTATTATCTCTCCTCGCTGCCGGTCAAAATCGTCGGCACGGACCTTTTGATCATCGTCCTGACGTCCATCTTTCTCTGTTTCCTGGCGACTCTGTATCCCGCGTGGCGGGCCTCCCGGATGGACCCGGTTGAGGCGATGCGATATGAATAA
- the lysS gene encoding lysine--tRNA ligase, with protein MTQDKKKKENQEAATQDQSVESYEGDLIQIRREKRDEIRATGRTAYPNDFRPKNSARQVIDECGALSKEELEEHPRTYALAGRIMSKRDFGKAAFAHITDDGNRIQVFFQKDRLGEVFADTKKLDIGDIIAVEGEAFRTKTDELTISVGSVRLLVKGLRPLPEKWHGLTDVETRYRRRYVDLMVNPDVRSVFETRSRVITAVRTFFTERGFIEVETPMLHQIVGGATARPFITHHNTLDMDLFLRIAPELYLKRLLVGGMNRVFEINKNFRNEGISTQHNPEFTMLEFYQAYAAFEDLMSLTEELFVSVAREVTGRHIVEYQGKTIDFSPPWERITMFDATIRYGGIDEAILTDEKKMRAKLSALGVEPDPKWGWGKLLVELFEKSAEDNLLGPVFITRFPTEVSPLSRLSDDDPSFVDRFELYLSAMEVANGFSELNDPEDQEARFLKQLEDGDFGEGVREYDRDYIRALEYGMPPAAGEGIGIDRMIMLLTDSPSIRDVILFPQLREKDSE; from the coding sequence GTGACACAGGACAAGAAGAAGAAAGAGAATCAAGAAGCGGCGACACAGGATCAATCCGTCGAGTCCTACGAGGGCGACCTAATCCAGATCAGAAGGGAAAAGCGGGACGAGATCAGAGCGACCGGAAGGACGGCCTATCCAAACGACTTTCGGCCCAAAAACTCCGCCCGTCAGGTCATCGATGAATGCGGTGCGTTGTCTAAGGAAGAGCTGGAAGAGCATCCCCGGACCTATGCGCTCGCCGGGCGCATCATGTCGAAGCGGGATTTCGGCAAGGCGGCCTTCGCACACATTACCGACGATGGGAATCGCATACAGGTCTTCTTCCAGAAAGATAGGCTGGGCGAGGTCTTCGCCGATACCAAGAAGCTGGATATTGGGGACATCATCGCGGTCGAGGGGGAGGCCTTTCGCACGAAGACCGATGAGCTGACGATCAGCGTCGGCTCCGTCAGGCTTCTCGTCAAGGGGCTTCGGCCCCTTCCGGAAAAGTGGCACGGATTGACGGACGTGGAGACCCGGTACCGGCGGCGCTACGTGGACCTTATGGTCAATCCGGACGTGCGAAGCGTCTTCGAGACCCGTTCCCGGGTCATCACCGCCGTAAGGACCTTCTTCACCGAGAGGGGCTTCATCGAGGTGGAGACGCCGATGCTGCACCAGATCGTGGGGGGCGCTACGGCTCGTCCGTTCATCACCCATCACAACACCCTCGATATGGACCTCTTCCTCCGCATCGCCCCGGAGCTCTACCTCAAGCGGCTCCTGGTGGGGGGCATGAACCGGGTGTTCGAGATAAACAAGAACTTCAGAAACGAGGGCATTTCCACCCAGCACAATCCGGAATTTACGATGCTCGAGTTCTACCAGGCCTATGCGGCGTTCGAAGACCTGATGAGCCTCACCGAAGAGCTCTTCGTCTCCGTCGCCCGGGAGGTCACCGGACGCCACATTGTGGAATACCAGGGGAAGACCATCGATTTTTCGCCCCCCTGGGAGAGAATCACCATGTTTGATGCGACGATCAGATACGGCGGCATCGACGAGGCGATCCTCACTGACGAAAAAAAGATGCGGGCAAAGCTTTCCGCCCTCGGAGTGGAGCCGGATCCGAAGTGGGGATGGGGGAAGCTCCTGGTGGAGCTGTTTGAAAAGAGCGCCGAGGACAACCTTTTAGGTCCCGTCTTCATCACCCGGTTTCCCACCGAGGTCTCACCCCTCTCGCGTCTCTCCGACGACGATCCGTCGTTCGTGGATCGGTTCGAGCTGTATCTCTCGGCGATGGAGGTGGCAAACGGCTTTTCGGAGCTGAACGACCCCGAGGACCAGGAAGCCCGGTTCCTCAAGCAGCTTGAGGACGGGGATTTCGGCGAGGGGGTCCGGGAATACGATCGGGACTACATTCGCGCCCTTGAATACGGCATGCCCCCCGCCGCGGGCGAGGGCATCGGGATAGACAGGATGATCATGCTCCTTACCGATTCCCCCTCTATACGGGACGTTATCCTCTTTCCCCAGTTACGCGAAAAGGACTCTGAATGA
- a CDS encoding cation transporter produces MDETSIEKKLHFPAERHRDVVKRVTIIGMVVNVALTALKFAGGIIGGSQAVVADAVHSLSDMSTDVAILVGVGIWEKPADNSHPYGHRRVESMVTLGIGILLAAVAAGIFYNAVSTIMEPHAKGPEWIAFWAAIVSIVSKEVLYRWTAAAGKKIRSVALTANAWHHRTDALSSIPAALAVAGALIAPSWAVLDHIGAIVVSIFIFKASYDIARPAFDTLIDRGAPDDVIGEIERIAMETKGVESVHKIRTRYIGGESITADLHITVDEDLSVREGHDISEEVKRRLIELAPDVIDVVVHLEPHGEP; encoded by the coding sequence ATGGATGAGACATCGATAGAGAAAAAACTTCATTTTCCCGCCGAGCGGCACAGGGATGTCGTCAAGAGGGTGACGATTATCGGCATGGTGGTGAACGTGGCCCTTACCGCCCTGAAATTCGCGGGCGGCATCATCGGGGGAAGCCAGGCGGTGGTGGCCGACGCGGTGCACAGCCTGTCCGACATGTCCACCGATGTGGCGATCCTCGTGGGGGTGGGTATCTGGGAGAAACCGGCCGACAACTCCCATCCCTACGGGCATCGCCGTGTGGAGTCCATGGTCACCCTCGGCATCGGAATCCTGCTCGCTGCAGTGGCCGCGGGCATATTCTATAACGCCGTGTCGACCATTATGGAGCCTCATGCAAAGGGCCCCGAGTGGATCGCGTTCTGGGCGGCGATCGTCTCCATCGTATCCAAGGAGGTGCTTTATCGCTGGACGGCGGCGGCGGGCAAAAAGATACGATCGGTGGCCCTCACCGCCAACGCCTGGCACCACCGCACCGACGCCCTGAGCTCCATACCCGCGGCCCTTGCGGTGGCCGGAGCGCTCATTGCGCCGTCCTGGGCGGTGTTGGATCATATCGGTGCGATTGTCGTCTCCATTTTCATCTTCAAGGCATCCTACGACATCGCCCGCCCCGCATTCGACACCCTGATTGATCGGGGCGCGCCGGATGACGTCATCGGGGAGATCGAGCGCATCGCAATGGAGACCAAGGGCGTGGAATCGGTGCACAAGATCCGGACGCGCTACATCGGTGGGGAGTCGATAACGGCGGACCTGCACATTACGGTTGATGAGGATTTGTCCGTCCGGGAAGGTCATGACATATCCGAAGAGGTCAAGAGGAGGCTCATTGAACTGGCTCCCGATGTCATCGACGTGGTGGTGCATCTCGAGCCGCACGGGGAGCCGTGA
- a CDS encoding cellulase family glycosylhydrolase: protein MKLAKLHTEGLWFADEWGRKVILRGVNLGGDCKVPYPDGGTNIPSDFSDHREVSFTGRPFPIDEAKEHLTRLKSWGVNVLRLLTTWEAVEHRGPGEYDTEYLDYYAEVCRLAGEYGMYVFVDFHQDVWSRMSGGDGAPAWLFETVGLDFTKFHRADAAIVMQHAYDYDDPRPRQEDNYPIMCWGSNMNYPVNGIMWTLFFAGTDFAPQFTVEGKNIQDYMQEHYLGCLREVGKRVADMPHVLGFDTLNEPNPGWVGKFLDATYIKLDRERDIVGVVWEPISCLFSSHGNPVTLPFTKVRYFPPGLATSGMQEVNKDGVSIWLDGRTDPFQEAGAWRMTDDGYEIIKNDFFRTAGGRDVDFGRDYLTPFFHRVAETVREIRPDWMLFVERPPEDLFYRQGLPEDIPENSVNATHWYDMATLVLKRFIRWVTLDYFFKRLVLGLKGIERMYRRQLGLIGDSSNNIPGGVPSLVGEFGIHFDLAGGKAYRRWAKGKRGPGIWKDHITALDAMYNALDALMFNATLWNYTASNSNDLTIGDGWNQEDLSVYSRDQKDNPDDINSGGRALEGFVRPYPQYVQGTPKKIEFRRKMGLFTLVFDADPKIDAPTEIFVPNIQYPNGFRVEAGGLFVEEERAHQLVRIRAAEPGEVTVKISPG, encoded by the coding sequence ATGAAGCTCGCGAAACTTCACACGGAAGGCTTGTGGTTCGCGGACGAATGGGGCCGGAAGGTCATCCTTCGGGGCGTGAACCTGGGCGGGGACTGCAAGGTGCCCTACCCGGACGGGGGGACCAACATCCCGTCTGATTTTTCCGATCACCGGGAGGTATCGTTTACAGGAAGGCCCTTTCCCATAGATGAGGCGAAGGAGCATCTCACACGTCTCAAGTCCTGGGGCGTAAATGTGCTCAGACTTCTCACCACCTGGGAGGCGGTGGAGCACCGGGGTCCGGGGGAGTACGACACCGAATACCTGGATTATTATGCCGAGGTGTGTCGGCTGGCGGGCGAATACGGGATGTATGTCTTCGTGGATTTTCACCAGGACGTCTGGAGTCGGATGAGCGGAGGTGACGGGGCGCCGGCGTGGCTGTTTGAGACGGTGGGCCTTGATTTTACGAAATTCCATCGTGCCGACGCCGCCATCGTGATGCAACACGCCTATGATTATGACGACCCCCGACCCCGCCAGGAGGACAACTACCCCATCATGTGCTGGGGCAGTAACATGAATTACCCGGTCAACGGCATCATGTGGACCCTCTTTTTCGCAGGCACGGATTTCGCCCCACAGTTCACCGTCGAGGGGAAAAATATTCAGGACTACATGCAGGAACACTATCTCGGGTGCCTCCGGGAGGTGGGAAAAAGGGTGGCCGATATGCCCCATGTCCTGGGGTTCGACACCCTCAACGAGCCGAATCCGGGCTGGGTCGGGAAATTCCTGGATGCCACCTATATTAAATTGGATCGGGAGCGGGATATCGTGGGAGTGGTGTGGGAGCCCATCAGTTGTCTCTTTTCGTCTCACGGCAACCCGGTGACCCTGCCGTTCACGAAGGTCCGCTACTTCCCCCCCGGCTTGGCGACAAGCGGGATGCAGGAGGTAAATAAAGACGGCGTTTCTATTTGGCTTGACGGGCGTACCGATCCGTTTCAAGAGGCCGGCGCCTGGCGGATGACAGACGACGGCTACGAGATCATAAAAAATGATTTTTTCAGAACCGCAGGCGGTCGGGATGTGGATTTCGGCCGTGACTATCTGACCCCCTTTTTCCACAGGGTCGCAGAGACCGTCCGGGAGATACGGCCGGACTGGATGCTGTTTGTGGAACGTCCGCCGGAAGACCTGTTTTACCGGCAGGGTCTCCCCGAGGATATCCCGGAAAACTCCGTGAACGCCACCCACTGGTACGACATGGCGACACTGGTGCTCAAGCGATTTATACGGTGGGTTACCCTCGATTACTTTTTTAAAAGGCTGGTCCTGGGGCTTAAGGGCATAGAACGGATGTATCGCCGCCAGCTCGGCCTCATCGGGGATTCGTCGAATAATATCCCCGGAGGCGTTCCGTCTCTCGTCGGCGAGTTCGGAATCCACTTCGATCTCGCCGGCGGTAAGGCCTACCGCAGGTGGGCGAAGGGAAAGCGGGGGCCGGGGATATGGAAGGACCACATCACGGCGCTGGACGCCATGTACAACGCCCTCGACGCCCTGATGTTCAATGCCACTCTCTGGAACTATACCGCATCGAACAGCAATGATCTTACAATCGGCGACGGCTGGAATCAGGAGGACCTGAGCGTCTATTCCAGAGATCAAAAGGACAATCCCGACGACATCAACAGCGGCGGACGGGCGCTTGAAGGTTTTGTTCGGCCCTATCCGCAATACGTTCAGGGGACGCCGAAGAAGATCGAATTTAGAAGAAAGATGGGTCTCTTTACCCTGGTGTTTGACGCGGATCCGAAGATCGATGCGCCCACGGAAATTTTCGTGCCGAACATCCAGTATCCAAACGGCTTTCGCGTGGAGGCGGGGGGCCTTTTCGTGGAGGAGGAGAGGGCACACCAGCTTGTTCGCATCCGGGCGGCGGAGCCGGGCGAGGTCACGGTGAAGATATCCCCCGGTTAG
- a CDS encoding MFS transporter codes for MSERTRNTSEFVEGGSSAVYTMVIVAFLYLINYMDRMVLSATLPLIKEDLMLTDALCGWLGTIYFIVVAILTVPAAILCDRWSRKKALSVMAVVWSIATFLSGVGAKFSHVFLARGGVGVGEAGFAPGGVAYVSGSFPEKNRSKVVGVFNLGAPLGTIAGLVIAGYVAEADLWGLGWRAPFYLFAVPGIILGILVLFTRDYPTDSRKTYRIDGQDRGVTGAILWMLRTPTLLFSYLGVAAMSFVGAALGHWLPTYFVRSRGIEVGAASLLMGGIIAASVFGPILGGAVADRWRQKKSTARPLTAGIIALLSGILIYVSFFIDIAGLNKVAYGIFIAVGVTLFAYAPPAYSISQDLVPRGLRSISMGTLVLVTYGTLAAYAPVVVGWLSDLFGAPGEPNLVMGFMVVPLVAFFGAFFFYMSHRYHDRDMKRFHS; via the coding sequence ATGTCCGAACGCACACGCAATACGTCGGAGTTTGTCGAAGGCGGCTCGTCTGCAGTGTATACGATGGTGATCGTGGCGTTTCTGTATCTCATCAACTATATGGATCGCATGGTGCTGTCGGCCACGCTTCCCTTAATTAAGGAAGACCTGATGCTCACAGACGCCCTGTGCGGCTGGCTTGGCACGATTTATTTCATCGTCGTGGCGATATTGACGGTGCCGGCGGCCATCCTCTGCGACCGCTGGAGCCGGAAAAAGGCGTTGTCCGTCATGGCCGTTGTTTGGAGCATCGCCACGTTTCTCTCCGGCGTCGGCGCGAAGTTCTCCCACGTTTTTCTTGCCCGGGGGGGTGTGGGTGTCGGCGAAGCCGGCTTCGCGCCCGGAGGCGTCGCCTATGTATCCGGCTCCTTTCCCGAAAAAAACAGAAGCAAGGTGGTGGGGGTGTTCAACCTGGGCGCTCCCCTGGGCACCATTGCGGGACTGGTGATCGCGGGATACGTCGCCGAGGCGGATCTCTGGGGCCTGGGGTGGCGGGCGCCGTTTTACCTGTTCGCCGTTCCGGGAATTATCCTGGGGATACTGGTGCTCTTTACCCGGGATTACCCCACCGATTCCCGGAAAACCTACCGGATAGACGGACAGGACAGGGGCGTCACAGGCGCCATCCTCTGGATGCTCAGGACGCCGACGCTGTTGTTTTCCTACCTGGGGGTGGCGGCCATGAGCTTTGTGGGCGCGGCCCTGGGTCACTGGCTCCCCACCTATTTCGTCCGCAGCCGCGGCATAGAGGTGGGTGCGGCGTCACTTTTGATGGGCGGCATCATCGCCGCGTCGGTGTTCGGGCCGATTCTGGGCGGCGCCGTAGCCGATCGGTGGAGACAAAAGAAATCCACGGCGCGCCCCCTGACCGCCGGCATCATCGCGCTGCTTTCGGGCATACTGATTTACGTCAGCTTCTTCATTGATATCGCGGGCCTCAATAAGGTGGCCTACGGTATCTTCATCGCCGTGGGGGTGACGTTGTTCGCCTACGCGCCGCCCGCCTATTCCATCAGCCAGGACCTGGTGCCGAGAGGCTTACGGAGCATCAGCATGGGAACGCTGGTACTGGTCACCTACGGGACCCTGGCGGCCTACGCCCCGGTGGTGGTGGGGTGGCTGTCGGACCTCTTCGGCGCCCCGGGTGAGCCGAACCTCGTGATGGGATTCATGGTTGTGCCGCTGGTGGCGTTTTTCGGCGCGTTCTTTTTTTATATGTCACACCGATATCATGATCGGGACATGAAGCGGTTCCACTCGTGA
- a CDS encoding aminopeptidase P family protein, giving the protein MSARPKPITDPPSASELGERLARVRKLMAEHSLDYYVSFDPVNIYYLTNFANNVHERPFILVIPKEGTMRMVSPLLETVHVKTRALCELEYVTYYEVPSPKGENWYDIYPKLIDTNARVGVEAAMPLGISKATPGEQVMVDIIDEVRLVKTDYEIGRSVHACDVVKEGHLKLMEVCRPNAVLVAIYGEVVRHMMGKVLTDIPNANLIVSKFVGAVWPPSISHDPHLVPTPYQLMEEAGPHVSIVTAQADGYGMEVERTFFLGSMPDKCKKPFEVVMEARAKAYELAKPGAVLSDIDRAARKIICDAGYEDHILHRTGHGLGITGHEAPYVAVGDDRKLVPGMIISIEPGIYKKGEGGFRHSDSVLITESGNINLTDVPDTLDDLIIPL; this is encoded by the coding sequence ATGAGCGCAAGACCGAAACCGATTACCGATCCGCCGTCCGCGAGTGAGCTGGGCGAAAGGCTCGCTCGGGTCAGGAAGCTGATGGCCGAACACTCTCTCGACTATTACGTCTCCTTTGACCCGGTGAACATCTACTACCTAACGAACTTCGCCAACAACGTTCACGAGCGGCCCTTCATCCTGGTCATCCCGAAGGAGGGGACGATGAGGATGGTGAGCCCGCTCCTTGAGACGGTTCATGTCAAGACCCGGGCGCTGTGCGAGCTGGAGTACGTCACTTATTACGAGGTGCCGTCCCCGAAGGGAGAGAACTGGTACGATATCTACCCGAAGCTCATCGACACAAACGCCCGAGTGGGCGTGGAGGCGGCCATGCCCCTGGGTATCTCGAAGGCCACCCCCGGTGAGCAGGTGATGGTCGATATCATAGACGAGGTGCGCCTGGTCAAAACCGACTACGAGATCGGAAGAAGCGTCCATGCCTGCGACGTCGTCAAGGAGGGGCACCTGAAGCTCATGGAGGTGTGCCGCCCCAACGCCGTTCTGGTGGCCATCTACGGCGAGGTGGTCAGACATATGATGGGCAAGGTCCTGACCGATATTCCCAACGCGAACCTCATCGTCAGCAAATTCGTGGGCGCCGTGTGGCCCCCGTCCATATCCCACGATCCGCACCTTGTCCCGACCCCGTATCAGTTGATGGAGGAGGCCGGCCCCCACGTCTCCATCGTCACCGCCCAGGCGGACGGCTATGGGATGGAGGTGGAGCGCACCTTCTTTCTGGGCTCCATGCCCGACAAGTGCAAAAAGCCCTTCGAGGTGGTCATGGAGGCGCGGGCGAAGGCCTATGAATTGGCCAAGCCCGGGGCGGTGCTCTCGGACATCGATCGGGCCGCCAGAAAGATCATCTGTGATGCCGGCTATGAGGATCACATCCTCCACCGCACCGGCCACGGCCTGGGCATCACCGGGCACGAGGCGCCCTATGTCGCCGTGGGGGACGATAGGAAGCTGGTGCCGGGGATGATCATCAGCATCGAGCCGGGCATCTATAAGAAGGGGGAGGGGGGCTTTCGCCATTCGGATTCGGTGCTGATCACAGAAAGCGGGAACATCAACCTCACCGACGTTCCCGACACCCTCGATGACCTGATTATACCTTTGTAA
- a CDS encoding aminopeptidase P family protein: MTLIPLPTSSPPTQEELQARIARVQEKITSGGYDCYISFDPVNIYYLTNFANYVHERPFILIIPSRGTPTMLAPVLELTHVKTKARCPLEYLTYYEFPAPEGENWQDIYPTVFPKDPIVGIEGALPSAIREATPGKTVIDDLIDDVRLIKTDYEIARTVHACNILNEAHRKLLEICRPEVLEVTIFSEVTALMMGRIITDMPDANYIVTKPLAGVAPPSTSHDPHFVLTPFIEMETGGPHVSGVGGQIDGYGAEIERSFFLDTVPDAARRPFEVMMEARGRAFELCVPGSVFSDIDREARRIICDAGFGDHILHRTGHGLGITGHEAPYIALGDDREVEPGMIVSIEPGIYIEGLGGFRHSDTVLITENGPVSLTKAPDRLEDLVLLD; the protein is encoded by the coding sequence ATGACACTCATCCCACTGCCGACATCGTCTCCGCCGACACAGGAAGAGCTTCAGGCCAGGATCGCGCGGGTACAGGAAAAAATCACCTCCGGAGGATATGACTGTTACATATCGTTTGATCCGGTCAACATCTACTACCTCACCAACTTCGCCAATTATGTCCACGAGCGGCCCTTTATCCTCATTATCCCCTCCCGGGGAACGCCGACGATGCTGGCCCCCGTCCTTGAGTTGACCCACGTCAAGACGAAGGCTCGCTGTCCCCTGGAGTATCTGACCTACTATGAATTCCCCGCACCGGAGGGAGAAAACTGGCAGGATATCTACCCCACGGTCTTTCCAAAAGATCCGATAGTGGGCATCGAGGGGGCGCTGCCGTCGGCCATTCGGGAGGCGACCCCGGGGAAGACGGTCATCGACGACCTCATCGACGATGTCCGCTTGATCAAGACCGATTACGAGATAGCCAGGACCGTGCACGCGTGCAACATCCTCAACGAGGCCCATCGAAAGCTCCTTGAGATCTGCCGCCCCGAGGTTCTGGAGGTGACCATCTTCAGCGAGGTGACAGCCCTTATGATGGGACGGATCATCACCGACATGCCGGACGCCAATTATATCGTCACAAAGCCGCTGGCCGGCGTCGCCCCCCCCTCCACGTCCCACGACCCCCACTTCGTCCTGACTCCGTTCATTGAGATGGAAACGGGCGGTCCCCACGTTTCCGGCGTGGGGGGGCAGATAGACGGGTATGGTGCGGAGATAGAGCGGTCGTTTTTCCTCGATACGGTGCCGGACGCCGCCCGTCGTCCCTTCGAGGTGATGATGGAGGCAAGGGGGCGGGCGTTCGAGCTGTGTGTTCCCGGTTCGGTGTTTTCGGATATAGACAGGGAAGCCCGCAGGATCATCTGTGACGCCGGATTCGGAGATCATATCCTTCACCGCACCGGTCACGGCCTGGGCATCACCGGGCATGAGGCGCCCTATATCGCCCTGGGGGACGATCGGGAGGTGGAGCCGGGAATGATCGTCAGCATCGAGCCGGGCATCTACATCGAGGGACTGGGCGGATTTCGACACTCGGATACGGTATTGATCACGGAAAACGGCCCGGTCTCTCTCACCAAGGCGCCCGATCGGCTGGAGGACCTGGTGTTGTTGGATTGA